A window from Culex pipiens pallens isolate TS chromosome 3, TS_CPP_V2, whole genome shotgun sequence encodes these proteins:
- the LOC120430981 gene encoding uncharacterized protein LOC120430981 isoform X8 produces the protein MLINLAELNEKLREYRTILTRLKNEQEQYRSKRERLSKLSQRRRPDVKKSDAECHICNGNIDEGNNSSFATCRGCERLVCRNDDNKCCEWISAIGIWECRNCHSNRAIQQKAGEWLLNQLTIRLQNPGPVDLKNDTLFGLDATDHEDGRSSSCSISSNQKVKVREFIEELLSSMLNGPLDDVSVGQLMKNENYIKVFHRFHSRLSRCLYNLELSIHQSLSDLPLCEGQKVPDSPSDKHFELRKLVQRVIDEVTKLPEMLNQSGLPLRPEEHLPYFSPKKYEQLLATAVLNKVVEDYRNPKNFEDVGRKSEQPCLDAVPPTTAAVTTGSALAKDSSLDINHNNVSGIGSLNEVNIRQMSLNTNEIHSQDDLLQRSLSESDESYLSDYIQRHTVPLPDLSDTNGSGSGPEDDLVSLKSNITEGTSWEENWLFRKRQLKTTESAIAMLVPSPTEDVKALIGDQIVDDVSDLSEADGEDYDSDINNNESGDTNVTQTTLDDAIQDSLISINSIPSNEPTLSEAKNSLLLTETLLGSASPDGLLTDLISIEQNSDNVEAANATLLGEEINDTKNAKPDAVETDDVKLMQERIHNAPKQRDNDGNVMYPIGVARAINTDNQTTEYGRKEVPIEVPLEHTYNDHTFKYTNNEYIRNLELPIVIDKTNNNQQISAPVEILNIMPNTYPESTTPASIKLNSETIIPPNSLNLTQPLSPHPIAMTITEIFEQSMKPHLTSISEEEQDFDASTIVCSTQSNSANEHKLNKSDINEPPQNNSESKHHTPPTTPELFVEQGTIDTSKQGQSSSSTELTEITDPTEKLHITKDQNLIDSNQGHKKMETNQDILTASEQIILRTEVKQEHIDADFKTADINVRPNSSKILQENTQFGKTDVKLSINNQPPLINIVEESQIIFDDTMTIQPDDLHHTRQNMALKKEHLSTSNEMESLNKTSTVDGTAGSQSIEQSVEPVDKTILQQKPIKLDATQEISTQPNEAEVSIDHTLKTAFYTDNTTDIKNDKPVSKSKNETKSSINTVSPESKTDEIVVIDKDNGKSLDSNNFNIILEQEINNETLPADHIKQENTEVTVMMDDGSDDLKTAATAEPNCLHDELQECYKGLSPAGDSFNYAFFNTIDDIEDTTEPSSPEDTSTEAIAGSIDRVSSPEEQDLKKDIHLSNELLVANALQHTGTDYKSNSIYEIDDVLLNLGSEASSVQSTPIAMVTQQMRQYCEELKGILHPTKTPDSSEHESDPMLEISENIDALEFFQDELCTVNEQLEACEFKTPTEPKSKPFPEEKMEIKTEISNHSICNIDYVEEEHFLAEDVGNLAIENLEHTSVCDVIMVSPSVGEHAVKNAISLEYTACVEPCATLTTDKKTRPNKEDSCENPTKESEDPNYDELPPPPLELIEQIEGEKNSKPLSVDTQHLLTISTQEDYNLPNNSTTNLASKTNDKSDLQKLGASENELISLETDPSDLSQILEPLPSPIQENDTDSTNNDNIQSIDENLIPGSIAERDILKWRNASPIPNNPYSPDILQKRLSESNRSSNLLDFDRLTNKDKDVPIENQPILSEDDKTDVQDQSLLSERGGNQIHNERYGRDYYINDAKRATGSRKLGTENQTKISHSTDDEKSYALYKQYRNFISGLIVE, from the exons atgttgattaatttgGCTGAGCTCAATGAAAAGTTGAGGGAGTATCGCACGATTTTGACACGGCTTAAAAATGAACAGGAACAATATAGAAGCAAACGGGAAAGATTGAG TAAACTTAGTCAACGCAGACGACCGGATGTTAAAAAGTCAGATGCTGAATGCCACATTTGTAATGGCAACATAGACGAAGGGAACAACTCAag ttTTGCAACTTGTCGAGGTTGTGAACGTCTTGTTTGCAGAAATGATGACAACAAATGCTGCGAATGGATATCAGCGATCGGTATCTGggagtgtcgaaattgtcaTTCTAATCGAGCAATCCAGCAGAAAGCAGGAGAATGGTTGTTAAATCAACTTACAATCCGTCTGCAAAACCCAGGACCGGTAGATTTGAAAAATGATACATTGTTTGGATTGGATGCAACTg ATCATGAAGATGGTCGAAGTTCAAGCTGCTCAATTTCATCTAATCAGAAAGTTAAAGTGCGTGAATTCATAGAAGAGCTACTATCATCGATGTTAAACGGTCCCCTAGATGATGTCTCGGTAGGCCAGCTGATGAAAAACGAAAACT ATATAAAAGTGTTCCACAGGTTTCACTCACGTTTAAGCAGGTGTCTGTACAATTTAGAGCTCTCAATTCATCAGTCGTTGTCCG ATCTTCCATTGTGCGAAGGACAGAAGGTGCCGGACAGCCCAAGCGATAAACATTTCGAACTTCGTAAGCTGGTGCAGCGTGTTATAGATGAAGTCACCAAGTTACCGGAAATGCTCAACCAGAGTGGGTTGCCATTGCGACCGGAAGAGCATCTGCCATATTTTAGTCCTAAAAAATATGAGCAACTTTTGGCAACTGCCGTACTCAATAAG GTGGTTGAAGATTATCGCAATCCGAAAAATTTTGAAGACGTCGGAAGAAAATCCGAACAACCCTGTCTGGATGCTGTCCCTCCTACGACCGCTGCGGTGACGACGGGATCAGCACTGGCTAAAGATTCATCATTGGATATTAATCATAACAATGTTTCTG GTATCGGCTCGTTGAATGAAGTTAACATCAGGCAAATGTCACTGAAT ACAAATGAGATACATTCACAAGATGATCTGCTTCAAAGATCATTGTCAGAGTCGGACGAATCCTATTTGAGTGATTATATCCAAAGACACACTGTACCATTGCCAGATCTTTCAGATACCAACGGTTCTGGATCTGGTCCTGAGGACGATCTTGTATCTCTGAAGTCAAACATCACTGAAGGTACATCGTGGGAGGAAAATTGGCTATTCAGAAAACGACAGCTGAAAACTACGGAATCTGCGATAGCAATGTTAGTGCCATCACCTACCGAGGATGTAAAAGCTTTGATTGGTGATCAGATAGTGGATGACGTTAGTGATCTCTCTGAGGCTGATGGTGAAGATTATGATTCTGATATCAATAATAATGAGAGTGGCGATACAAACGTGACCCAAACAACCCTGGACGACGCAATTCAAGATAGTTTAATATCGATAAACTCAATACCTTCGAATGAACCAACACTTTCTGAAGCAAAAAACAGCCTTCTGTTGACGGAAACGTTGCTTGGCTCAGCATCTCCTGATGGACTTCTAACTGATTTGATCAGTATTGAACAAAATTCAGATAATGTTGAAGCCGCCAATGCAACACTTCTTGGTGAAGAAATAAATGATACAAAAAACGCTAAACCAGATGCGGTGGAAACTGATGATGTTAAATTGATGCAAGAACGTATTCACAATGCTCCGAAGCAACGAGATAACGATGGTAACGTGATGTATCCTATTGGTGTGGCACG AGCAATCAACACAGATAACCAAACCACAGAATATGGCAGAAAAGAAGTGCCAATAGAAGTGCCATTAG AACACACTTACAACGACCACACATTCAAATATACTAACAACGAATATATCCGCAACTTAGAACTACCTATAGTCATAgataaaactaataataatcAACAAATTAGTGCACCcgtagaaattttaaatattatgccAAACACCTATCCCGAGAGCACAACCCCGGCTAGCATAAAACTAAACAGCGAAACTATTATTCCTCCAAATTCTCTGAACCTTACGCAACCGCTTTCACCCCACCCGATAGCAATGACGATTACGGAAATATTTGAGCAATCCATGAAACCACATCTAACATCAATTTCAGAGGAAGAACAGGATTTCGATGCCTCAACAATAGTTTGTTCTACGCAGTCCAATTCAGCGAATGaacataaattaaacaaaagtgaCATAAATGAGCCACCTCAAAATAACTCAGAATCAAAACATCATACACCCCCAACAACTCCAGAGTTGTTTGTAGAACAAGGCACAATAGATACTTCGAAGCAAGGGCAAAGTAGTTCTTCTACAGAGCTAACAGAAATAACTGACCCAACAGAAAAACTCCACATAACaaaagatcaaaatttgattgattCAAACCAAGGGCATAAAAAGATGGAAACTAATCAAGATATTCTGACTGCATCAGAGCAAATTATATTGCGAACTGAAGTAAAGCAAGAGCACATAGATGCAGACTTCAAAACAGCTGACATAAATGTTAGGCCAAATTCCTCCAAGATACTTCAAGAAAATACGCAGTTCGGGAAAACTGACGTAAAGTTGTCTATTAATAATCAACCACCTTTAATCAATATCGTAGAAGAAAGTCAAATCATATTTGATGATACCATGACGATCCAACCAGATGATCTGCATCATACAAGACAAAATATGGCTTTAAAGAAAGAGCATCTCAGTACTTCAAATGAAATGGAATCATTAAATAAAACTTCTACAGTTGACGGTACTGCTGGGTCACAATCAATAGAACAAAGTGTTGAGCCTGTTgataaaacaattttgcaacaGAAACCCATCAAGCTGGACGCTACGCAAGAGATCTCAACCCAACCAAACGAAGCAGAAGTATCAATTGATCACACTCTCAAGACAGCATTCTATACTGATAACACTACCGacataaaaaatgacaaaccAGTTTCAAAAAGTAAGAATGAAACAAAATCGTCTATCAACACGGTTTCACCAGAAAGCAAAACAGATGAAATTGTTGTTATCGATAAAGATAATGGAAAAAGTCttgattcaaataattttaatattattcttgAACAAGAAATAAACAATGAAACATTGCCAGCAGACcatataaaacaagaaaatacaGAAGTCACAGTAATGATGGACGACGGTTCAGATGATCTTAAAACGGCCGCTACGGCTGAACCAAACTGTTTGCACGACGAGTTGCAGGAGTGTTACAAAGGGTTGTCTCCTGCTGGGGATAGTTTCAACTATGCCTTCTTTAATACAATAGACGACATTGAAGATACAACTGAGCCATCTAGTCCAGAAGACACTTCCACAGAGGCTATTGCCGGTTCAATCGACAGAGTATCTAGTCCTGAAGAGCAAGATTTAAAGAAGGACATTCATCTCTCGAATGAGTTGTTGGTCGCAAATGCACTTCAACATACTGGAACCGATTACAAAAGCAATTCTATTTATGAGATAGATGATGTTCTTTTAAACTTAGGCTCGGAGGCATCTTCTGTACAATCCACTCCAATCGCTATGGTGACACAGCAGATGAGGCAGTATTGTGAAGAGCTGAAAGGCATTCTTCATCCAACCAAAACGCCAGATTCATCAGAACACGAATCAGATCCTATGCTTGAAATTTCGGAAAACATTGATGCTCTTGAGTTCTTTCAGGACGAATTATGTACAGTAAATGAACAATTAGAGGCATGCGAATTTAAAACACCAACAGAACCAAAAAGCAAGCCCTTTCCAgaagaaaaaatggaaataaaaactGAGATCAGCAATCATAGTATATGTAATATCGATTACGTAGAGGAGGAACATTTTCTTGCGGAAGACGTTGGAAACTTGgcaattgaaaatttggaacataCTTCAGTATGTGATGTGATAATGGTGAGCCCGAGCGTTGGCGAACATGCTGTTAAAAATGCGATTTCTTTAGAATACACAGCATGTGTAGAACCATGTGCCACACTAACTACCGATAAGAAAACGCGTCCTAACAAAGAAGACTCCTGTGAAAATCCTACTAAAGAATCAGAAGACCCTAATTATGACGAACTTCCTCCGCCTCCATTGGAACTTATCGAGCAAATAGAGGGTGAAAAGAATTCTAAACCACTTTCAGTTGATACACAGCACTTACTAACAATTTCTACACAAGAGGATTACAACTTGCCTAACAACAGCACCACTAATCTAGCTTCAAAAACTAATGACAAGTCTGATCTACAAAAACTTGGTGCCTCAGAAAATGAATTAATTTCTCTAGAAACTGACCCATCAGACCTATCACAAATTTTAGAACCACTTCCGTCGCCCATCCAAGAGAATGATACCGATAGTACCAACAATGACAACATTCAATCGATCGATGAAAATCTCATCCCAG gaTCCATTGCGGAGCGTGACATTTTGAAATGGCGCAACGCTTCACCGATTCCTAACAATCCTTACTCTCCAGATATTTTGCAGAAAAGGTTATCAGAATCTAATCGTAGCTCTAATCTGCTAGATTTCGATCGTTTAACTAACAAGGATAAGGATGTGCCAATTGAAAATCAACCGATTTTAAGTGAAGACGATAAAACTGATGTGCAGGATCAATCTTTACTATCGGAACGTGGAGGCAATCAAATCCATAATGAACG TTATGGTCGAGATTATTACATCAACGATGCAAAACGTGCAACGGGATCTCGTAAGTTGGGTACCGAAAACCAAACTAAGATATCGCACAGTACGGATGATGAGAAA TCATATGCCTTGTACAAGCAGTACAGAAACTTCATCTCTGGCCTCATTGTCGAATAA
- the LOC120430981 gene encoding uncharacterized protein LOC120430981 isoform X7, whose amino-acid sequence MFVEITWCSASAWYMIAALMTYLAAHLIQVVLDLPLCEGQKVPDSPSDKHFELRKLVQRVIDEVTKLPEMLNQSGLPLRPEEHLPYFSPKKYEQLLATAVLNKVVEDYRNPKNFEDVGRKSEQPCLDAVPPTTAAVTTGSALAKDSSLDINHNNVSGIGSLNEVNIRQMSLNTNEIHSQDDLLQRSLSESDESYLSDYIQRHTVPLPDLSDTNGSGSGPEDDLVSLKSNITEGTSWEENWLFRKRQLKTTESAIAMLVPSPTEDVKALIGDQIVDDVSDLSEADGEDYDSDINNNESGDTNVTQTTLDDAIQDSLISINSIPSNEPTLSEAKNSLLLTETLLGSASPDGLLTDLISIEQNSDNVEAANATLLGEEINDTKNAKPDAVETDDVKLMQERIHNAPKQRDNDGNVMYPIGVARAINTDNQTTEYGRKEVPIEVPLEHTYNDHTFKYTNNEYIRNLELPIVIDKTNNNQQISAPVEILNIMPNTYPESTTPASIKLNSETIIPPNSLNLTQPLSPHPIAMTITEIFEQSMKPHLTSISEEEQDFDASTIVCSTQSNSANEHKLNKSDINEPPQNNSESKHHTPPTTPELFVEQGTIDTSKQGQSSSSTELTEITDPTEKLHITKDQNLIDSNQGHKKMETNQDILTASEQIILRTEVKQEHIDADFKTADINVRPNSSKILQENTQFGKTDVKLSINNQPPLINIVEESQIIFDDTMTIQPDDLHHTRQNMALKKEHLSTSNEMESLNKTSTVDGTAGSQSIEQSVEPVDKTILQQKPIKLDATQEISTQPNEAEVSIDHTLKTAFYTDNTTDIKNDKPVSKSKNETKSSINTVSPESKTDEIVVIDKDNGKSLDSNNFNIILEQEINNETLPADHIKQENTEVTVMMDDGSDDLKTAATAEPNCLHDELQECYKGLSPAGDSFNYAFFNTIDDIEDTTEPSSPEDTSTEAIAGSIDRVSSPEEQDLKKDIHLSNELLVANALQHTGTDYKSNSIYEIDDVLLNLGSEASSVQSTPIAMVTQQMRQYCEELKGILHPTKTPDSSEHESDPMLEISENIDALEFFQDELCTVNEQLEACEFKTPTEPKSKPFPEEKMEIKTEISNHSICNIDYVEEEHFLAEDVGNLAIENLEHTSVCDVIMVSPSVGEHAVKNAISLEYTACVEPCATLTTDKKTRPNKEDSCENPTKESEDPNYDELPPPPLELIEQIEGEKNSKPLSVDTQHLLTISTQEDYNLPNNSTTNLASKTNDKSDLQKLGASENELISLETDPSDLSQILEPLPSPIQENDTDSTNNDNIQSIDENLIPGSIAERDILKWRNASPIPNNPYSPDILQKRLSESNRSSNLLDFDRLTNKDKDVPIENQPILSEDDKTDVQDQSLLSERGGNQIHNERYGRDYYINDAKRATGSRKLGTENQTKISHSTDDEKSLLLSQKQPNASQRTSPVVSPSHTSKTSLQTGVFPFVKSSSCGNVIPTNKTEDIFSAGRPVQVAPTDPILQKGTKLEYLSTPAHEVYLIPASEPITPHSLESLSEQSIQSRADESLTMSEDSDITRIYEIGTGETKLIQGDAIQGVVVPTETPPPTPDKHLSGHVEVNSNDNHNVNTAYSECAVVSEEILEILPQTGLLSSVADQQDIKSPSPTIDRSHLLKPRYVQIKQLSPDTIKFFSPKKPFTGSTSNLSTSAALSKSSSEIREHPVHTSNQMHSSLHIDFPANRNVPAHEFIIEKEVMDVLPSVKELAKCYSGNNQGTNTTLKPIMKPTVKLRKDFIRQSSDMLHDDQESRSGMPQVANKNRRMYSSTNSIIAAEEIREIRRLNLEAYNRPTFVPMAPGHSITARSLSKQIREELKTNATDDFKVQGGHISPERPSSPVFAPGHLRNSIQFFENLKDK is encoded by the exons atgtttgttgaAATTACGTGGTGTAGTGCTTCGGCCTGGTACATGATTGCAGCCCTCATGACCTATCTTGCGGCACACTTGATTCAAGTTGTTCTAG ATCTTCCATTGTGCGAAGGACAGAAGGTGCCGGACAGCCCAAGCGATAAACATTTCGAACTTCGTAAGCTGGTGCAGCGTGTTATAGATGAAGTCACCAAGTTACCGGAAATGCTCAACCAGAGTGGGTTGCCATTGCGACCGGAAGAGCATCTGCCATATTTTAGTCCTAAAAAATATGAGCAACTTTTGGCAACTGCCGTACTCAATAAG GTGGTTGAAGATTATCGCAATCCGAAAAATTTTGAAGACGTCGGAAGAAAATCCGAACAACCCTGTCTGGATGCTGTCCCTCCTACGACCGCTGCGGTGACGACGGGATCAGCACTGGCTAAAGATTCATCATTGGATATTAATCATAACAATGTTTCTG GTATCGGCTCGTTGAATGAAGTTAACATCAGGCAAATGTCACTGAAT ACAAATGAGATACATTCACAAGATGATCTGCTTCAAAGATCATTGTCAGAGTCGGACGAATCCTATTTGAGTGATTATATCCAAAGACACACTGTACCATTGCCAGATCTTTCAGATACCAACGGTTCTGGATCTGGTCCTGAGGACGATCTTGTATCTCTGAAGTCAAACATCACTGAAGGTACATCGTGGGAGGAAAATTGGCTATTCAGAAAACGACAGCTGAAAACTACGGAATCTGCGATAGCAATGTTAGTGCCATCACCTACCGAGGATGTAAAAGCTTTGATTGGTGATCAGATAGTGGATGACGTTAGTGATCTCTCTGAGGCTGATGGTGAAGATTATGATTCTGATATCAATAATAATGAGAGTGGCGATACAAACGTGACCCAAACAACCCTGGACGACGCAATTCAAGATAGTTTAATATCGATAAACTCAATACCTTCGAATGAACCAACACTTTCTGAAGCAAAAAACAGCCTTCTGTTGACGGAAACGTTGCTTGGCTCAGCATCTCCTGATGGACTTCTAACTGATTTGATCAGTATTGAACAAAATTCAGATAATGTTGAAGCCGCCAATGCAACACTTCTTGGTGAAGAAATAAATGATACAAAAAACGCTAAACCAGATGCGGTGGAAACTGATGATGTTAAATTGATGCAAGAACGTATTCACAATGCTCCGAAGCAACGAGATAACGATGGTAACGTGATGTATCCTATTGGTGTGGCACG AGCAATCAACACAGATAACCAAACCACAGAATATGGCAGAAAAGAAGTGCCAATAGAAGTGCCATTAG AACACACTTACAACGACCACACATTCAAATATACTAACAACGAATATATCCGCAACTTAGAACTACCTATAGTCATAgataaaactaataataatcAACAAATTAGTGCACCcgtagaaattttaaatattatgccAAACACCTATCCCGAGAGCACAACCCCGGCTAGCATAAAACTAAACAGCGAAACTATTATTCCTCCAAATTCTCTGAACCTTACGCAACCGCTTTCACCCCACCCGATAGCAATGACGATTACGGAAATATTTGAGCAATCCATGAAACCACATCTAACATCAATTTCAGAGGAAGAACAGGATTTCGATGCCTCAACAATAGTTTGTTCTACGCAGTCCAATTCAGCGAATGaacataaattaaacaaaagtgaCATAAATGAGCCACCTCAAAATAACTCAGAATCAAAACATCATACACCCCCAACAACTCCAGAGTTGTTTGTAGAACAAGGCACAATAGATACTTCGAAGCAAGGGCAAAGTAGTTCTTCTACAGAGCTAACAGAAATAACTGACCCAACAGAAAAACTCCACATAACaaaagatcaaaatttgattgattCAAACCAAGGGCATAAAAAGATGGAAACTAATCAAGATATTCTGACTGCATCAGAGCAAATTATATTGCGAACTGAAGTAAAGCAAGAGCACATAGATGCAGACTTCAAAACAGCTGACATAAATGTTAGGCCAAATTCCTCCAAGATACTTCAAGAAAATACGCAGTTCGGGAAAACTGACGTAAAGTTGTCTATTAATAATCAACCACCTTTAATCAATATCGTAGAAGAAAGTCAAATCATATTTGATGATACCATGACGATCCAACCAGATGATCTGCATCATACAAGACAAAATATGGCTTTAAAGAAAGAGCATCTCAGTACTTCAAATGAAATGGAATCATTAAATAAAACTTCTACAGTTGACGGTACTGCTGGGTCACAATCAATAGAACAAAGTGTTGAGCCTGTTgataaaacaattttgcaacaGAAACCCATCAAGCTGGACGCTACGCAAGAGATCTCAACCCAACCAAACGAAGCAGAAGTATCAATTGATCACACTCTCAAGACAGCATTCTATACTGATAACACTACCGacataaaaaatgacaaaccAGTTTCAAAAAGTAAGAATGAAACAAAATCGTCTATCAACACGGTTTCACCAGAAAGCAAAACAGATGAAATTGTTGTTATCGATAAAGATAATGGAAAAAGTCttgattcaaataattttaatattattcttgAACAAGAAATAAACAATGAAACATTGCCAGCAGACcatataaaacaagaaaatacaGAAGTCACAGTAATGATGGACGACGGTTCAGATGATCTTAAAACGGCCGCTACGGCTGAACCAAACTGTTTGCACGACGAGTTGCAGGAGTGTTACAAAGGGTTGTCTCCTGCTGGGGATAGTTTCAACTATGCCTTCTTTAATACAATAGACGACATTGAAGATACAACTGAGCCATCTAGTCCAGAAGACACTTCCACAGAGGCTATTGCCGGTTCAATCGACAGAGTATCTAGTCCTGAAGAGCAAGATTTAAAGAAGGACATTCATCTCTCGAATGAGTTGTTGGTCGCAAATGCACTTCAACATACTGGAACCGATTACAAAAGCAATTCTATTTATGAGATAGATGATGTTCTTTTAAACTTAGGCTCGGAGGCATCTTCTGTACAATCCACTCCAATCGCTATGGTGACACAGCAGATGAGGCAGTATTGTGAAGAGCTGAAAGGCATTCTTCATCCAACCAAAACGCCAGATTCATCAGAACACGAATCAGATCCTATGCTTGAAATTTCGGAAAACATTGATGCTCTTGAGTTCTTTCAGGACGAATTATGTACAGTAAATGAACAATTAGAGGCATGCGAATTTAAAACACCAACAGAACCAAAAAGCAAGCCCTTTCCAgaagaaaaaatggaaataaaaactGAGATCAGCAATCATAGTATATGTAATATCGATTACGTAGAGGAGGAACATTTTCTTGCGGAAGACGTTGGAAACTTGgcaattgaaaatttggaacataCTTCAGTATGTGATGTGATAATGGTGAGCCCGAGCGTTGGCGAACATGCTGTTAAAAATGCGATTTCTTTAGAATACACAGCATGTGTAGAACCATGTGCCACACTAACTACCGATAAGAAAACGCGTCCTAACAAAGAAGACTCCTGTGAAAATCCTACTAAAGAATCAGAAGACCCTAATTATGACGAACTTCCTCCGCCTCCATTGGAACTTATCGAGCAAATAGAGGGTGAAAAGAATTCTAAACCACTTTCAGTTGATACACAGCACTTACTAACAATTTCTACACAAGAGGATTACAACTTGCCTAACAACAGCACCACTAATCTAGCTTCAAAAACTAATGACAAGTCTGATCTACAAAAACTTGGTGCCTCAGAAAATGAATTAATTTCTCTAGAAACTGACCCATCAGACCTATCACAAATTTTAGAACCACTTCCGTCGCCCATCCAAGAGAATGATACCGATAGTACCAACAATGACAACATTCAATCGATCGATGAAAATCTCATCCCAG gaTCCATTGCGGAGCGTGACATTTTGAAATGGCGCAACGCTTCACCGATTCCTAACAATCCTTACTCTCCAGATATTTTGCAGAAAAGGTTATCAGAATCTAATCGTAGCTCTAATCTGCTAGATTTCGATCGTTTAACTAACAAGGATAAGGATGTGCCAATTGAAAATCAACCGATTTTAAGTGAAGACGATAAAACTGATGTGCAGGATCAATCTTTACTATCGGAACGTGGAGGCAATCAAATCCATAATGAACG TTATGGTCGAGATTATTACATCAACGATGCAAAACGTGCAACGGGATCTCGTAAGTTGGGTACCGAAAACCAAACTAAGATATCGCACAGTACGGATGATGAGAAA tCTCTTCTATTATCACAAAAACAGCCTAATGCTTCACAAAGAACTAGTCCAGTAGTAAGTCCTAGCCATACAAGTAAAACAAGTCTGCAAACCGGTGTGTTTCCGTTTGTCAAATCAAGCAGCTGTGGAAATGTAATACCCACAAACAAAACTGAAGACATATTCTCAGCTGGCCGTCCAGTACAAGTAGCTCCTACGgatcccatattgcaaaaaggAACAAAATTGGAATATTTAAGCACTCCTGCGCACGAAGTTTACCTTATTCCGGCAAGTGAGCCAATTACTCCACACTCATTGGAATCATTGTCGGAGCAAAGCATCCAGTCAAGAGCCGATGAAAGCTTAACGATGAGCGAGGATTCAGATATCACAAGAATCTATGAAATTGGCACCGGCGAGACTAAGCTTATTCAAGGTGATGCCATACAGGGTGTAGTAGTACCAACTGAAACCCCTCCTCCAACTCCAGACAAACATTTATCTGGACACGTTGAAGTTAACTCAAATGATAACCATAATGTCAACACAGCTTACTCGGAATGTGCCGTTGTTTCGGAAGAAATATTGGAAATACTTCCTCAAACAGGTTTGCTTTCATCAGTAGCTGATCAACAGGATATCAAATCGCCAAGCCCTACCATTGATCGAAGCCATTTATTGAAACCACGCTACGTGCAGATCAAACAACTATCACCAGATACTATTAAATTTTTCTCTCCCAAAAAACCATTTACTGGTTCAACGAGCAACCTCTCCACGTCAGCTGCCTTATCAAAGTCCTCCTCTGAAATTCGGGAACATCCTGTTCAT ACATCCAACCAAATGCATTCATCGTTACATATAGATTTTCCAGCGAATCGTAACGTTCCTGCACATGAGTTCATAATTGAGAAAGAAGTCATGGACGTACTGCCATCAGTAAAAGAACTTGCAAAATGTTACAGTGGTAATAACCAAGGAACCAACACAACATTGAAACCAATTATGAAACCAACG GTCAAGCTTCGAAAG gATTTCATTCGACAATCTTCTGATATGCTTCATGATGACCAAGAATCACGAAGTGGGATGCCTCAG gttGCCAACAAAAACCGCCGGATGTACAGCAGTACCAATAGCATTATTGCAGCAGAAGAAATCCGTGAAATCCGTCGCTTAAATCTGGAAGCGTACAATCGGCCAACATTTGTTCCGATGGCACCTGGCCATAGCATAACAGCTCGTAGCTTATCGAAACAGATTCGTGAGGAACTTAA aactaATGCAACTGATGACTTCAAAGTACAAGGTGGCCATATAAGCCCAGAACGACCAAGCAGCCCCGTGTTTGCTCCGGGTCATTTGCGAAACAGcattcaatttttcgaaaatttaaaagataaatag